A region of Fibrobacter succinogenes subsp. succinogenes S85 DNA encodes the following proteins:
- a CDS encoding ComF family protein codes for MGVLRTVANFVFGMECLACGNSSERLDPWLCPACAAELLRESCSSKFPNDDTFCLFPMRPLTRKLVHALKYRNIPGLASYLVRHSSAVKHGVVAQELSMLAQPLYFVPVPLHRARYRERGYNQAELLAAALATATGGKVCRLLKRKTFVVSQTKLSKEEREMNVAGAFVADFPRKMPTRGCVVVVDDVFTTGATTSACMAAFGPDFPLPLKVCTLIYDEPATAVADFAADCRAFYK; via the coding sequence ATGGGCGTTTTGAGGACGGTTGCAAATTTTGTTTTCGGGATGGAGTGCCTTGCGTGCGGGAACTCGTCAGAGAGGCTTGACCCGTGGCTCTGCCCTGCTTGTGCGGCGGAACTTTTGCGGGAATCCTGCTCTTCAAAATTCCCGAACGACGATACATTTTGTTTGTTCCCGATGCGGCCTTTGACACGAAAGCTTGTGCATGCGCTCAAGTACAGGAACATTCCGGGGCTTGCCTCTTACCTTGTGCGACATTCTTCGGCAGTGAAGCATGGGGTGGTGGCGCAGGAACTTTCGATGCTTGCGCAGCCGCTTTACTTTGTGCCTGTGCCGCTCCATCGGGCGAGGTATCGTGAGCGCGGGTACAACCAGGCGGAACTCTTGGCGGCGGCGCTTGCGACTGCAACAGGAGGTAAGGTTTGCCGCTTGCTCAAGCGCAAGACGTTTGTGGTTTCGCAGACAAAGCTTTCAAAGGAGGAGCGAGAGATGAACGTGGCGGGGGCATTTGTGGCGGATTTCCCGAGGAAGATGCCTACGCGGGGGTGTGTTGTCGTGGTGGACGATGTTTTTACGACGGGGGCGACGACTTCGGCGTGCATGGCGGCGTTTGGACCAGATTTTCCGCTCCCCTTGAAGGTGTGTACGCTGATTTACGACGAACCTGCGACGGCTGTAGCGGATTTTGCCGCCGATTGCCGCGCCTTTTACAAATAA